The Sphingobacterium bambusae genome includes a window with the following:
- a CDS encoding S9 family peptidase, whose translation MYNKIASLGICLLLTSASFAQKRPLDHSVYDNWKSITGTSISKSGQFISYSVTPQEGDALFELKSPTNQILLRIARAASAQLTKNEGFLVAAIKPTFEETRQAKIKKKKADDMPKDSLLIVNLESKEEWKFPQVKSFKLAQNKNDYIAFLTDLKEEKKSSTTVTDSSSTTKPNASKGKSVSVLCLKNLATGDTLNFWKADQYAWSPNEDFLLFSKKNEAKDSTATDAGLYIYDIANKSLKKISNGKGTYKELSFDDQGTQLAFLADKSPEKALLKDFKLYYYTPQLDSARIIASQQSNGVPQNWYVSGDGSLNFSADGQKLFFGLAPVPRVKDTTLVEFEHAQLDIWHWQDDYLQPQQLVNLKRDLSRSYPAVIYPKNGNRLLALTDETFSRTSFTDEANNEWALTTSDFGKRIQGQWEGGTRSDVYIVSTQSGQKRIIKKDLNGYAYLSPLGDYVLYFDREQGNWYSHQIKNDQVALLNDGVPVSFVDEENDSPTLPGAYGIAGWSQDNRSVFIYDRYDIWKFDLTGKDKQLVTNGEGRATKTTFRYINLARTDDPRQRTTRIPDKKAMYLSAFSEETKQNAIFETPAAKSKRPNEVVGLTNFSFRAFSASEDEQTVIYTKENYNESPNLYVSKLFKDEHKLSDANPQQQTYNWGTAELVKWTTPSGKPAEGILYKPENFDPNKKYPIIAYFYETLTSGLYTYQAPAPTPSRLNIPYYVSNEYLVFAPDIRYEIGHPGKSAEEYINSGMRHLAKNSWVDSTKMAIQGQSWGGYQVAHLITRTNMYAAAWTGAPVVNMTSAYGGIRWQSGMSRQFQYEHTQSRIGKTLWEDQALYLENSPLFHLDKVTTPVVIMHNDNDGAVPWYQGIEMFTALRRLQKPVWMLNYNGDEHNLIKRQNRKDIQMRQAQFFDHFLKGKPATKWISSGVPAIEKGIDWGLQ comes from the coding sequence ATGTATAATAAAATCGCCAGCCTTGGCATTTGTCTTTTGTTAACGAGCGCCTCATTTGCCCAAAAGCGCCCACTAGACCACAGCGTCTATGACAATTGGAAAAGTATCACGGGCACATCCATTAGTAAAAGCGGTCAGTTTATTTCTTACAGCGTAACACCGCAAGAAGGCGACGCTTTATTCGAGCTAAAAAGCCCTACAAACCAAATCTTACTGCGGATAGCGCGAGCAGCATCCGCACAGCTCACCAAGAACGAAGGATTTTTGGTAGCGGCAATCAAACCCACTTTCGAAGAAACGAGACAGGCGAAAATCAAAAAGAAAAAGGCAGATGACATGCCTAAAGATTCGTTGCTCATCGTTAACTTAGAAAGTAAAGAAGAATGGAAATTCCCGCAGGTAAAATCATTCAAACTGGCGCAAAACAAAAATGACTATATTGCCTTCTTAACCGATTTAAAAGAAGAAAAAAAATCTTCAACTACGGTTACTGATAGCAGCTCCACGACTAAGCCTAATGCTTCGAAAGGAAAAAGCGTTTCTGTTCTTTGCTTGAAAAACCTCGCCACGGGCGACACCCTGAACTTCTGGAAAGCAGATCAGTATGCATGGAGTCCGAACGAAGATTTCCTACTGTTCTCCAAAAAAAATGAAGCTAAAGATTCTACCGCCACGGATGCCGGTTTATATATTTATGACATCGCAAACAAAAGCCTGAAGAAAATAAGCAACGGGAAAGGCACCTACAAAGAGCTTAGCTTTGACGACCAAGGTACACAGCTGGCCTTCCTTGCCGATAAATCGCCAGAGAAAGCACTCCTGAAGGACTTCAAACTGTACTACTACACCCCTCAGCTCGATTCGGCGCGCATCATCGCCAGCCAACAAAGTAACGGTGTGCCACAGAACTGGTATGTGAGTGGTGATGGCTCCCTTAATTTTAGTGCCGATGGTCAGAAGCTATTTTTCGGACTAGCGCCCGTTCCTCGCGTTAAGGACACAACCCTCGTAGAATTTGAACACGCACAGCTGGACATTTGGCATTGGCAAGATGATTATCTACAGCCGCAGCAGCTCGTCAACTTAAAAAGAGACCTCAGCAGGTCCTACCCTGCCGTCATCTACCCGAAGAATGGCAACCGACTGCTCGCTTTAACAGACGAGACCTTCAGCCGGACAAGTTTTACCGATGAAGCAAACAACGAATGGGCACTGACCACGTCAGATTTCGGAAAACGCATTCAAGGACAGTGGGAAGGTGGCACACGATCGGACGTGTATATTGTATCTACCCAATCAGGCCAAAAGAGAATCATCAAGAAAGACCTGAACGGTTATGCCTACCTATCACCATTGGGCGACTATGTGCTTTATTTTGATCGCGAGCAGGGCAATTGGTATAGCCATCAAATTAAGAATGACCAAGTTGCATTATTGAACGATGGTGTACCGGTGAGTTTTGTGGATGAAGAAAACGACTCGCCTACGCTGCCAGGAGCCTACGGTATCGCTGGTTGGTCGCAAGACAACCGCAGTGTGTTTATCTATGACCGTTATGACATTTGGAAATTCGATTTGACGGGCAAAGACAAGCAATTGGTGACCAACGGCGAAGGACGTGCTACAAAGACCACTTTCCGTTACATCAACTTGGCACGGACAGATGATCCGCGCCAACGGACAACACGCATTCCGGACAAAAAAGCCATGTACCTAAGTGCTTTTAGCGAAGAAACAAAACAAAATGCCATCTTCGAAACGCCTGCTGCTAAAAGCAAACGCCCCAATGAAGTCGTTGGACTGACAAACTTCAGCTTTCGTGCGTTCAGCGCTTCGGAAGACGAACAAACGGTGATCTACACAAAGGAAAACTATAACGAATCGCCCAACTTATACGTAAGCAAGCTCTTTAAAGACGAACATAAGCTTTCCGATGCCAATCCACAACAACAGACCTACAACTGGGGCACGGCGGAGCTCGTGAAATGGACGACACCAAGCGGAAAACCTGCGGAGGGCATTTTGTATAAACCGGAGAATTTCGACCCCAATAAAAAGTACCCGATTATCGCTTATTTCTACGAAACATTGACCAGTGGGCTATACACGTATCAAGCACCGGCACCTACGCCGTCTCGCCTGAACATACCTTACTATGTGAGCAATGAATACTTGGTATTTGCGCCCGACATCCGCTATGAAATCGGGCATCCGGGCAAATCTGCCGAAGAATATATCAACTCGGGCATGCGCCATCTGGCAAAAAATAGCTGGGTAGATTCGACAAAGATGGCCATACAAGGACAAAGCTGGGGCGGTTACCAAGTGGCACACCTCATTACGCGCACTAATATGTATGCCGCAGCTTGGACAGGTGCGCCTGTTGTCAACATGACTTCGGCCTATGGCGGTATACGTTGGCAATCTGGCATGTCGCGTCAGTTCCAATACGAACATACCCAATCGCGCATCGGCAAAACCCTGTGGGAAGATCAGGCACTTTATCTAGAAAACTCGCCTCTATTTCATCTCGACAAGGTTACGACGCCGGTTGTCATCATGCACAACGACAACGATGGCGCGGTACCTTGGTATCAAGGAATAGAAATGTTTACCGCTTTACGCAGGCTACAAAAGCCCGTTTGGATGCTCAACTACAACGGTGATGAGCATAACCTAATCAAGCGCCAAAACCGCAAAGACATACAGATGCGACAAGCGCAGTTTTTTGATCATTTCCTAAAAGGGAAACCGGCTACGAAATGGATTAGCAGCGGCGTTCCGGCTATTGAAAAAGGAATAGACTGGGGACTTCAGTAA
- the pruA gene encoding L-glutamate gamma-semialdehyde dehydrogenase yields MLKGFFNVPAPINEPVNSYAPGTKERALLEAAIQEARATEADIPMYIGSKEVRTEKKAKLSPPHDHQHVLGYYYEGGKEHVTEAIDAALAAKANWENLQWEQRAAIFLKAAELASTKYRYKLNAATMLGQSKNAYQAEIDAACEFTDFLRFNVAYMSEIYSQQPPANSKGIWNRVEQRPLEGFVFALTPFNFTAIAGNLPACVAMMGNVVVWKPSNTQIYSANVLMQVFKEAGLPDGVINLVYVSGPDAGDVIFKHPDFAGIHFTGSTGVFQNIWKTIGENIHQYKTYPRIVGETGGKDFIVAHPSADLAVLNTALVRGAFEYQGQKCSAASRAYIPASLWADLKVRMEQDLQSFKIGGTEDFGNFINAVIDEKAFDKITSYIDRAKNSNDAEVIIGGDYDKSKGYFIHPTVILAKTPDYETLSEELFGPVLTIYVYEDADWAETLKLVDRTSIYALTGAVIAQDRYAIEEATQALRNAAGNFYINDKCTGAVVGQQPFGGARGSGTNDKAGSMINLLRWVSPRTIKETFNPDTDYRYPFLG; encoded by the coding sequence ATGTTAAAAGGATTTTTTAATGTTCCTGCGCCGATAAACGAACCTGTAAACTCGTATGCGCCAGGTACAAAGGAAAGAGCATTATTGGAAGCCGCTATTCAGGAAGCGAGAGCTACGGAAGCGGATATTCCGATGTATATAGGTAGTAAAGAGGTACGTACAGAGAAGAAGGCTAAGTTAAGCCCTCCGCACGATCATCAACATGTTCTTGGCTACTATTACGAAGGAGGCAAGGAACACGTTACGGAGGCAATTGATGCTGCTTTGGCTGCAAAAGCTAATTGGGAAAACCTACAATGGGAGCAACGCGCTGCAATATTTTTAAAAGCAGCTGAACTTGCTTCTACGAAATACCGCTACAAATTGAACGCAGCCACCATGTTAGGTCAATCGAAAAACGCTTATCAAGCGGAGATTGATGCAGCATGTGAATTTACCGACTTCCTTCGCTTCAATGTAGCTTATATGAGCGAGATCTACAGTCAACAACCTCCAGCAAATAGTAAAGGCATTTGGAATAGGGTAGAGCAACGTCCACTCGAGGGATTTGTGTTTGCCTTAACGCCATTTAATTTCACGGCTATTGCGGGTAACTTGCCAGCTTGTGTGGCCATGATGGGTAATGTTGTAGTTTGGAAACCTTCCAATACGCAGATTTATTCGGCGAATGTCTTGATGCAGGTGTTTAAGGAAGCTGGATTGCCTGATGGCGTGATCAACTTGGTTTATGTCTCTGGTCCTGATGCTGGTGACGTTATTTTCAAACACCCTGACTTTGCAGGTATACATTTCACAGGATCTACAGGTGTTTTCCAAAATATTTGGAAGACAATTGGTGAAAATATTCACCAGTATAAAACTTATCCACGTATTGTGGGCGAAACGGGCGGAAAAGACTTTATCGTAGCGCACCCTTCTGCTGATTTGGCGGTTTTGAATACCGCTTTGGTACGCGGTGCTTTCGAATACCAGGGACAGAAATGTTCAGCAGCATCACGTGCCTACATTCCTGCTTCTTTATGGGCTGACCTGAAAGTTCGCATGGAGCAAGATTTGCAATCGTTTAAAATTGGTGGAACTGAAGATTTCGGTAACTTCATCAATGCCGTGATTGATGAGAAAGCATTCGATAAAATTACTTCCTATATTGATCGTGCTAAAAATAGCAACGATGCCGAGGTGATTATCGGTGGCGACTACGATAAGTCAAAAGGGTACTTTATCCATCCAACCGTAATCTTGGCTAAAACCCCAGATTACGAAACTTTGTCGGAAGAGCTTTTCGGTCCAGTTTTGACCATCTATGTGTACGAAGATGCAGATTGGGCTGAGACGTTGAAACTTGTTGATCGTACATCGATCTATGCTTTGACTGGTGCCGTAATTGCGCAAGACAGATACGCTATCGAAGAAGCAACACAAGCTCTTCGGAATGCTGCAGGTAACTTCTACATTAACGATAAGTGTACGGGAGCCGTGGTAGGTCAGCAGCCATTCGGCGGTGCCAGAGGTTCTGGAACGAATGATAAAGCCGGATCGATGATCAACTTGCTACGTTGGGTATCTCCACGTACCATCAAAGAAACGTTTAATCCGGATACCGATTATCGCTATCCATTTTTAGGATAA
- a CDS encoding AraC family transcriptional regulator has product MKSLEYRKPIEFTVPAHGDGAFYVMEDIGDDFYGYYHRHREFQISYIVKGNGSIMLGNLLRPCAENEIFLIKPNDPHLFYKEESKSTDTSVHIVHLFFSLEKLAPFFEMAELQAIRSLFYQIPSSKMLSAEQAIAIKDVFLQLDREEGVQKLTQILSIFDFLRQQENQLISLYSGLHKVDFHDSDGLRINSVVKYAIEHYKRNISIEDVATLVHMTPTAFCKFFKKRTKKTFVSFLNEIRIEKACQLLVNKRVESISEAAYQCGFNTAVHFNRVFRNVMHVSPTTFVAQHSVEK; this is encoded by the coding sequence ATGAAATCCCTAGAATATAGAAAGCCCATTGAGTTTACAGTTCCTGCACATGGCGACGGTGCATTTTATGTCATGGAGGATATTGGTGACGATTTTTACGGTTACTACCACCGCCATCGTGAATTTCAGATAAGTTACATTGTCAAGGGAAACGGATCCATCATGTTGGGTAATTTGCTACGCCCCTGTGCAGAAAATGAAATATTTCTTATCAAGCCTAACGATCCGCACTTGTTTTACAAGGAGGAGAGTAAAAGCACGGATACCTCGGTACATATTGTTCATCTTTTCTTTTCTTTGGAAAAGCTAGCGCCATTTTTTGAAATGGCTGAATTGCAGGCAATACGGAGTTTATTTTACCAAATTCCTTCAAGCAAGATGCTATCTGCCGAGCAGGCAATCGCTATAAAAGATGTATTTTTACAGCTCGATCGCGAAGAGGGGGTACAAAAGCTAACACAAATTTTGTCTATTTTCGATTTTCTTCGACAACAAGAAAACCAATTGATTTCTTTGTATTCGGGCTTACATAAGGTAGATTTCCACGATTCTGATGGTCTTCGAATCAACTCGGTCGTCAAGTACGCAATCGAGCATTACAAACGGAACATAAGCATTGAAGATGTCGCTACACTCGTGCACATGACGCCCACCGCTTTTTGTAAATTCTTTAAAAAGCGAACAAAAAAGACTTTCGTGTCCTTTTTGAATGAAATCCGCATAGAAAAAGCATGTCAGTTGCTGGTCAACAAACGTGTGGAGAGCATTTCGGAGGCGGCCTATCAATGTGGTTTTAATACCGCTGTACATTTCAACCGTGTTTTTAGAAACGTGATGCATGTGTCTCCCACGACATTTGTCGCGCAGCATTCGGTAGAAAAATAA
- a CDS encoding glutamine synthetase III family protein: MSSLRFKAAESAVSRPLGDGKKVESLKATTIYGKNVFTIAKMKDYLSKNTYKELVQLVEDGSQISREIADHIAQAVKTWAIENGATHYTHWFQPLTGSTAEKHDAFFEPDENGNAIEKFTGDALVQQEPDASSFPNGGIRNTFEARGYTAWDPSSPAFIFETVAGKTLCIPTVFVSYTGESLDYKAPLLKAVAAIDKAATDVVHFFDKSISKVNASLGIEQEYFLVDLSLFHGRPDLQLTGRTLFGHMSAKGQQLEDHYFGAIPERVLAYMVDLENEALKLGIPLKTRHNEVAPSQFECAPMYEEINLAIDHNQLLMNLMEQVAVRHNFKVLLHEKPYSGVNGSGKHNNWSLITNTGVNLLSPGKTPKNNLMFLTFFVNTIKAVFEYADLMRASIASHSNDHRLGANEAPPAIISIFLGSQLDEILEEVESARVAKKVKNETNLWHGIPKIPELKLDNTDRNRTSPFAFTGNKFEFRAVGSSANSALPMTILNAIVAAQLIEFKVEVDKQIKKGTKKDLAILNVVRKYIKDSKAIRFEGNGYSDEWAAEAESRGLSNVKSTPKALDVYVKEETLALFEKLGIYSKRESEARHEILLENFYKKLQIEARVIEEVVTSQIAPACFVYQNELIENVKGLKDLGLAKEAFSSQLNLVERISKHTNLILEKAEEMRQSRKTANNIEDVREKSIAYDEVVKPYFDEIRYHVNKLEKIVDDNKWPLPKLRELLFLR; encoded by the coding sequence ATGTCAAGCCTTAGATTTAAAGCAGCAGAGTCAGCCGTATCGCGACCTCTGGGGGATGGTAAAAAAGTAGAATCTTTAAAAGCGACCACGATTTACGGGAAAAACGTATTTACGATCGCTAAAATGAAGGATTATCTTTCTAAAAACACCTACAAAGAGTTAGTACAACTTGTAGAGGATGGTTCACAGATCTCGAGAGAGATTGCGGATCACATCGCACAGGCTGTAAAAACTTGGGCTATTGAAAACGGTGCTACTCACTATACGCACTGGTTTCAGCCGCTTACAGGATCCACGGCAGAAAAACACGATGCTTTCTTTGAGCCTGATGAAAATGGCAATGCTATTGAGAAATTTACGGGCGATGCGTTGGTACAACAAGAGCCTGACGCTTCTTCATTCCCTAACGGTGGTATCCGTAACACGTTTGAAGCACGTGGATATACCGCTTGGGATCCTTCATCTCCAGCGTTTATCTTCGAGACGGTAGCAGGCAAGACTTTATGTATCCCTACAGTTTTCGTTTCTTATACAGGCGAATCACTTGACTACAAAGCACCTTTGTTGAAAGCTGTTGCAGCGATCGATAAAGCAGCGACAGATGTCGTACACTTCTTTGACAAATCTATATCTAAAGTAAATGCTTCTTTGGGTATCGAACAAGAATATTTCTTAGTTGACCTTTCTTTGTTCCATGGTCGTCCAGATCTACAATTGACAGGTCGTACTCTTTTCGGACACATGTCTGCTAAAGGACAACAATTGGAAGATCATTATTTCGGAGCTATCCCTGAGCGTGTTTTAGCGTACATGGTAGACTTAGAAAATGAAGCTTTAAAATTAGGTATCCCATTAAAAACTCGTCACAACGAGGTGGCTCCTTCACAGTTTGAATGTGCTCCAATGTACGAAGAAATCAACTTGGCTATCGATCATAACCAATTGTTGATGAACTTAATGGAGCAGGTTGCTGTTCGCCACAACTTTAAAGTGTTGTTGCACGAAAAGCCATACAGCGGTGTAAACGGGTCTGGTAAACACAATAACTGGTCTTTAATTACCAATACAGGTGTTAACCTATTGTCTCCAGGCAAAACGCCTAAAAACAACTTGATGTTCTTAACGTTCTTCGTGAACACCATCAAAGCTGTTTTTGAATATGCCGACTTAATGCGTGCTTCCATTGCAAGCCACAGTAACGATCACCGTCTTGGTGCTAACGAAGCTCCTCCTGCGATCATTTCCATCTTCTTGGGATCACAATTGGATGAGATCTTGGAAGAAGTTGAATCGGCACGTGTAGCGAAGAAAGTTAAAAACGAAACCAACTTATGGCACGGTATTCCAAAAATTCCAGAATTGAAATTGGATAATACCGACCGTAACCGTACTTCACCTTTCGCCTTTACAGGTAACAAATTTGAATTCCGCGCAGTAGGTTCTTCAGCTAACTCTGCATTACCAATGACGATCTTAAATGCAATCGTTGCTGCGCAGTTGATCGAATTTAAAGTAGAAGTAGACAAGCAAATCAAAAAAGGAACGAAGAAAGATCTAGCTATCTTGAACGTTGTCCGTAAATATATCAAAGATTCTAAAGCTATCCGCTTTGAAGGTAACGGTTACAGCGATGAGTGGGCTGCAGAAGCAGAATCACGCGGTCTTTCCAACGTAAAATCGACGCCTAAAGCACTTGACGTTTACGTAAAAGAGGAAACTCTAGCTTTATTTGAGAAATTAGGTATCTATTCTAAGCGCGAATCGGAAGCTCGTCACGAAATTTTGTTAGAAAACTTCTACAAGAAACTACAGATCGAAGCTCGCGTTATCGAAGAGGTTGTTACTAGCCAAATTGCACCTGCTTGTTTCGTATACCAAAATGAATTGATCGAAAACGTGAAGGGATTGAAAGATCTTGGTTTGGCAAAAGAAGCGTTCAGCTCGCAGTTGAACTTGGTAGAGCGTATCTCCAAGCATACAAACCTTATCTTAGAGAAGGCTGAAGAAATGCGTCAATCGCGCAAGACAGCAAACAACATCGAAGATGTTCGTGAGAAGTCTATCGCTTATGACGAAGTCGTAAAACCATACTTCGACGAGATTCGTTACCACGTAAACAAACTAGAGAAGATTGTAGACGATAACAAATGGCCATTGCCAAAATTACGTGAACTATTGTTCTTACGTTAA
- a CDS encoding NADPH-dependent FMN reductase: MKIIAFAGSNSSRSINKKFVTSVSKYYKEADDYIEVLDLNDFSMPLFSVDLEREQGIPAAAYSFAQKIDEADFILLSLAENNGNYSAAYKSLIDWISRIPGRKIYNGKPVFLMATSPGKRGGQSVLDIATARLPYDGAELLETFSLPEFNQHFEEGKGVTNILLRSQLEAKVRKTKRMLKAKFEQNQ; encoded by the coding sequence ATGAAAATTATCGCATTCGCAGGTAGCAACAGCAGCCGATCGATCAACAAGAAATTTGTGACAAGTGTAAGCAAGTACTATAAGGAAGCGGATGATTATATAGAGGTATTGGATCTAAACGATTTCAGCATGCCTTTATTTTCCGTCGATCTGGAAAGGGAGCAAGGTATTCCTGCAGCAGCATATTCCTTTGCCCAGAAAATAGACGAAGCAGACTTTATATTACTTTCACTCGCGGAAAACAATGGTAATTACTCCGCAGCGTACAAGAGCTTGATCGATTGGATATCGCGTATCCCCGGCCGGAAGATCTATAATGGGAAGCCGGTGTTTTTGATGGCCACTAGCCCTGGAAAACGAGGTGGACAAAGTGTATTGGATATTGCTACAGCACGTCTACCCTACGACGGAGCCGAACTCTTGGAAACTTTTAGTTTACCGGAGTTTAACCAACATTTTGAAGAAGGAAAAGGCGTTACCAATATTTTACTCCGTAGCCAACTAGAGGCCAAAGTACGCAAGACAAAACGAATGTTGAAAGCCAAGTTTGAACAGAATCAATAA
- a CDS encoding SIMPL domain-containing protein, translating to MKSPSIIVSLICAIAVVLFAFILGNAYMFKYKSGNTVNVTGNAKKDFESDIVKWSASYSRKSMDLSVASGQLQQDRELVKQFLLTQGIDPKEILFNAVNINREFSYHSDGSGNSYNTFTGYNLSQSVRIESKDLDKVDNASREISTLISQGLELSSNSPSYYYSKLEDLKLELISQASQNAKQRATNIAEEAGSSLGNLIKADLGIFQITGQNDNEEYSYGGAFNTTSRSKTANITVKASYLAR from the coding sequence ATGAAATCACCAAGTATCATTGTATCCTTAATCTGCGCCATAGCAGTTGTTTTATTTGCTTTTATTCTAGGCAATGCCTACATGTTTAAGTATAAATCCGGCAATACGGTCAACGTAACCGGAAATGCAAAAAAGGATTTTGAGTCGGATATTGTCAAGTGGTCAGCATCATACAGCCGCAAGTCCATGGACTTAAGCGTGGCCTCGGGGCAGCTGCAGCAAGATCGCGAGTTGGTAAAGCAATTTTTGTTGACGCAAGGCATAGACCCCAAAGAGATTTTGTTTAACGCTGTCAATATCAACCGTGAATTTTCCTATCATTCTGATGGCAGCGGCAACAGCTACAATACCTTTACCGGGTATAACCTTTCGCAGAGCGTACGCATAGAATCGAAAGATTTGGATAAAGTGGATAATGCTTCTCGAGAGATCTCAACTTTGATCTCGCAAGGGTTGGAGTTAAGCTCCAATTCGCCAAGCTATTACTACTCCAAATTAGAAGACCTTAAATTGGAGCTCATTTCTCAGGCGTCGCAGAATGCCAAGCAGAGGGCTACCAATATTGCGGAGGAAGCTGGTTCTTCGCTGGGCAACCTCATTAAGGCCGATTTGGGAATTTTCCAAATCACAGGGCAAAACGATAACGAAGAGTATAGCTATGGTGGTGCGTTTAATACCACATCACGTAGTAAAACGGCCAATATAACGGTTAAAGCTAGCTATCTCG
- a CDS encoding LURP-one-related/scramblase family protein → MEKNDFISTQYPLAFKFQIGTIANDFIASDALGRQLFYVREKMFTWRDTIKVYRDSSKSELLYELVSNKLIDFQQTFTLSDATGRVVGKVRRKSLRSLWRSTFYLMDDNDVHDHSITEKNPWTKMWDGLFGEIPIIGVLSGYILNPAYVLRSETGEELFEIRKEPSFFGRKFSVHKLAQGTADEERLLLSLMLMVLIERSNG, encoded by the coding sequence ATGGAGAAAAACGATTTCATCTCAACACAATATCCGCTCGCCTTTAAATTTCAAATAGGCACCATAGCCAACGATTTCATAGCCAGTGATGCGTTGGGGCGGCAATTGTTCTATGTGCGTGAGAAAATGTTTACATGGCGTGATACGATAAAGGTATACCGTGATTCGTCAAAATCAGAATTACTTTACGAGCTGGTTTCTAATAAACTCATTGATTTTCAACAAACCTTCACACTAAGTGATGCGACGGGGCGCGTGGTCGGAAAAGTGCGTCGAAAATCACTGCGATCGCTGTGGCGATCAACTTTTTATCTGATGGACGATAATGATGTGCACGACCATAGCATTACAGAGAAAAATCCTTGGACAAAAATGTGGGATGGTCTCTTTGGAGAAATCCCTATTATAGGTGTTCTTTCTGGTTACATCCTTAATCCTGCTTATGTGTTGCGCAGCGAAACAGGCGAAGAGTTGTTCGAAATTCGAAAAGAGCCCTCTTTCTTCGGACGGAAGTTTTCTGTGCATAAACTCGCTCAGGGAACAGCTGATGAAGAACGTCTTTTGCTCAGCTTGATGCTTATGGTCTTAATCGAACGCAGCAACGGCTAG
- a CDS encoding DUF962 domain-containing protein, translating to MKKKDKGKSRTPVFERPVDQHFYTLDQQFGQGNKLIYVLSIGLFFFGVMGLVWMIPFPQFEFLQKHNMQTFLNWGSFYIAILIYLYLRLAPTLSYAMLFTIGILSFFIVQLEYLERAGGPAVWLVSLIFVLLGAVGSYLLARRDHPTLSMQSFWRLLTLGPIWLWSKVFLLLKIKY from the coding sequence ATGAAGAAAAAAGACAAAGGAAAGAGCCGCACACCGGTATTTGAAAGGCCGGTAGATCAACATTTCTACACGTTAGATCAGCAGTTTGGACAGGGCAACAAGCTGATCTACGTGCTATCTATAGGCTTGTTCTTTTTCGGTGTCATGGGCTTGGTCTGGATGATTCCCTTTCCGCAGTTCGAATTTTTGCAAAAACATAATATGCAAACGTTCTTAAACTGGGGATCGTTCTATATTGCCATTTTAATCTATCTCTATCTGCGCCTAGCGCCTACTTTATCCTATGCTATGCTTTTCACCATAGGTATCCTTAGCTTTTTCATTGTTCAGTTGGAGTATCTGGAACGCGCGGGCGGTCCAGCCGTTTGGTTGGTTTCTTTGATCTTCGTATTGCTAGGTGCTGTTGGTTCTTATCTGTTAGCACGTAGAGATCATCCGACACTATCTATGCAATCGTTTTGGCGTTTATTGACTTTAGGTCCCATTTGGTTGTGGTCGAAGGTATTTCTCTTACTTAAGATCAAATATTAG